The following coding sequences are from one Rattus norvegicus strain BN/NHsdMcwi chromosome 11, GRCr8, whole genome shotgun sequence window:
- the Nfkbiz gene encoding NF-kappa-B inhibitor zeta isoform X1: MGVGRQQRGPFQGVRVKNSVKELLLHIRSNKQKTSGQAVDEFKTQSVNIEQLTDLKSAVSAVGKRKGPDPLADGPVCKRPALLPTHFVTSPQTSPRGESMEDARHSESKLESSAALLQNIINIKNECNPVSLNTVQVSWMSPVVPQNSPRDQRQDFHGGQSFSPPQKYQPFQVGGSPQMMEQASMFQYSPQGQNMQQPQPLPPQQQQQQQQQQQQQQQQQQQQQQNYPHNPPLQFSPYSRISQSPKYDSNLFDNQDSQFCTSQSFVSLLTGQGESETMAVPVQASHSVPPQNETQLQNFSLMPSSACEAVGAHDAGSHSLGGSLSLQNIMGGPMNTTQLGKSFFQWQVEQEESKLANISQEQFLSRDGDGDTFLHIAVAQGRRALSYVLARKMNALHMLDVKEHNGQSAFQVAVAANQHLIVQDLVNLGAQVNTTDCWGRTPLHVCAEKGHSQVLQAIQKGAVRSNQFVDLEATNYDGLTPLHCAVLAHNSVVHDLQRSQQPHSPEVQDLLLKNKSLVDTIKCLIQMGAAVEAKDRKSGRTALHLAAEEANLELIRLFLELPSCLSFVNAKAYNGNTALHVAASLQYRVTQLDAVRLLMRKGADPSTRNLENEQPVHLVPDGPVGEQIRRILKGKSIQQRVPPY; encoded by the exons ATGGGGGTGGGCAGGCAGCAGAGAGGCCCCTTTCAAGGTGTTCGAGTGAAGAACTCGGTGAAAGAGCTGCTGCTGCACATCCGAAGTAATAAACAGAAGACTTCCGGCCAAGCGGTGGACGAGTTTAAG ACCCAGAGTGTGAACATTGAGCAACTGACAG ACCTGAAGAGTGCAGTGTCTGCAGTGGGGAAAAGAAAGGGACCTGACCCTCTGGCCGATGGACCAGTTTGCAAGAGGCCAGCTCTGTTGCCCACTCACTTTGTG ACATCACCACAAACATCTCCACGTGGGGAGAGCATGGAAGATGCTCGCCACAGTGAATCCAAACTGGAGAGCAGTGCTGCTCTGCTCCAGAATATTATAAACATCAAGAACGAGTGCAACCCGGTCTCATTAAACACTGTCCAGGTTAGCTGGATGAGCCCTGTGGTTCCCCAGAACTCCCCAAGAGACCAACGCCAGGATTTCCATGGAGGCCAGTCCTTCTCTCCACCTCAGAAATACCAACCGTTCCAAGTCGGTGGCTCTCCACAGATGATGGAGCAGGCTTCTATGTTCCAGTATTCACCACAAGGGCAGAACATGCAGCAGCCACAGCCACTGCcaccgcagcagcagcagcagcagcagcagcagcagcagcagcagcagcagcagcagcagcagcagcaacagaattATCCCCACAACCCACCCCTGCAGTTTAGTCCTTATTCCAGAATATCCCAGTCCCCCAAGTATGATTCAAACCTCTTTGATAATCAAGACTCACAGTTCTGCACAAGCCAGAGTTTTGTGTCTCTACTGACTGGCCAAGGGGAATCGGAGACCATGGCCGTTCCCGTCCAGGCTTCCCACAGCGTTCCACCACAAAATGAGACTCAGCTGCAGAACTTCAGCCTGATGCCAAGCAGTGCCTGCGAGGCCGTCGGGGCGCACGATGCTGGCTCCCACTCTTTAGGTGGTTCCCTGTCACTCCAGAACATCATGGGAGGCCCGATGAACACCACACAGCTAGGGAAGTCATTTTTCCAGTGGCAGGTGGAGCAGGAAGAAAGCAAACTGGCAAATATTTCCCAGGAACAGTTCCTCTCTAGGGATGGAGATGGTGACAC GTTTCTCCATATTGCTGTTGCCCAAGGAAGACGGGCACTCTCCTATGTTCTTGCAAGAAAAATGAATGCTCTCCACATGCTGGACGTTAAGGAGCACAACGGACAG AGTGCCTTTCAGGTGGCTGTCGCTGCCAATCAGCACCTCATTGTGCAAGACCTGGTGAACCTTGGTGCCCAGGTGAACACCACAGACTGCTGGGGAAGGACACCTCTGCATGTCTGTGCAGAGAAGGGCCACTCCCAGGTGCTCCAG GCAATCCAGAAGGGAGCAGTGAGGAGCAATCAGTTTGTGGATCTGGAGGCAACGAACTATGATG GCCTGACTCCCCTCCACTGTGCGGTCCTGGCTCACAATTCGGTGGTGCACGACCTGCAGAGAAGCCAGCAGCCTCATTCGCCCGAGGTGCAGGATCTCTTACTGAAGAATAAGAGCTTGGTTGACACCATTAAGTGTCTGATTCAGATGGGAGCGGCCGTGGAGGCGAAG GATCGTAAAAGTGGCCGCACGGCCCTGCATTTGGCAGCGGAGGAAGCAAATCTGGAACTCATTCGCCTCTTTTTGGAGTTGCCGAGTTGCCTGTCTTTCGTGAATGCAAAG GCTTACAATGGAAACACCGCCCTCCATGTTGCTGCCAGCCTGCAGTATCGGGTGACACAGTTGGATGCAGTCCGTCTGTTGATGAGGAAGGGAGCCGACCCCAGTACTCGGAACTTGGAGAATGAACAGCCGGTGCATTTGGTCCCTGATGGCCCTGTGGGAGAACAG ATCCGACGTATCCTGAAGGGGAAGTCCATTCAGCAGCGAGTACCACCATACTAG
- the Nfkbiz gene encoding NF-kappa-B inhibitor zeta gives MIVDKLLDDSRGGEGLLDAAGDCGLMTSPLNLAYFYGASPPSAPGAGDTGYLSAVPSAPGSPGSDSSDFSSTSSVSSCGAVESRPRGGARAERPQVEPHMGVGRQQRGPFQGVRVKNSVKELLLHIRSNKQKTSGQAVDEFKTQSVNIEQLTDLKSAVSAVGKRKGPDPLADGPVCKRPALLPTHFVTSPQTSPRGESMEDARHSESKLESSAALLQNIINIKNECNPVSLNTVQVSWMSPVVPQNSPRDQRQDFHGGQSFSPPQKYQPFQVGGSPQMMEQASMFQYSPQGQNMQQPQPLPPQQQQQQQQQQQQQQQQQQQQQQNYPHNPPLQFSPYSRISQSPKYDSNLFDNQDSQFCTSQSFVSLLTGQGESETMAVPVQASHSVPPQNETQLQNFSLMPSSACEAVGAHDAGSHSLGGSLSLQNIMGGPMNTTQLGKSFFQWQVEQEESKLANISQEQFLSRDGDGDTFLHIAVAQGRRALSYVLARKMNALHMLDVKEHNGQSAFQVAVAANQHLIVQDLVNLGAQVNTTDCWGRTPLHVCAEKGHSQVLQAIQKGAVRSNQFVDLEATNYDGLTPLHCAVLAHNSVVHDLQRSQQPHSPEVQDLLLKNKSLVDTIKCLIQMGAAVEAKDRKSGRTALHLAAEEANLELIRLFLELPSCLSFVNAKAYNGNTALHVAASLQYRVTQLDAVRLLMRKGADPSTRNLENEQPVHLVPDGPVGEQIRRILKGKSIQQRVPPY, from the exons ATGATCGTGGACAAGCTGCTGGACGACAGCCGCGGCGGAGAGGGGCTGCTGGACGCGGCCGGCGACTGCGGCCTCATGACCAGCCCGCTCAACCTCGCTTACTTCTACGGAGCCTCGCCTCCCTCCGCCCCCGGCGCCGGCGACACCGGTTACCTGTCCGCGGTTCCCTCCGCGCCCGGCTCGCCCGGCTCCGACTCTTCCGAtttctcctccacttcctccgtGTCCTCCTGCGGGGCCGTGGAGTCCCGTCCGAGAGGTGGCGCCCGCGCCGAGCGCCCGCAAG TTGAGCCCCATATGGGGGTGGGCAGGCAGCAGAGAGGCCCCTTTCAAGGTGTTCGAGTGAAGAACTCGGTGAAAGAGCTGCTGCTGCACATCCGAAGTAATAAACAGAAGACTTCCGGCCAAGCGGTGGACGAGTTTAAG ACCCAGAGTGTGAACATTGAGCAACTGACAG ACCTGAAGAGTGCAGTGTCTGCAGTGGGGAAAAGAAAGGGACCTGACCCTCTGGCCGATGGACCAGTTTGCAAGAGGCCAGCTCTGTTGCCCACTCACTTTGTG ACATCACCACAAACATCTCCACGTGGGGAGAGCATGGAAGATGCTCGCCACAGTGAATCCAAACTGGAGAGCAGTGCTGCTCTGCTCCAGAATATTATAAACATCAAGAACGAGTGCAACCCGGTCTCATTAAACACTGTCCAGGTTAGCTGGATGAGCCCTGTGGTTCCCCAGAACTCCCCAAGAGACCAACGCCAGGATTTCCATGGAGGCCAGTCCTTCTCTCCACCTCAGAAATACCAACCGTTCCAAGTCGGTGGCTCTCCACAGATGATGGAGCAGGCTTCTATGTTCCAGTATTCACCACAAGGGCAGAACATGCAGCAGCCACAGCCACTGCcaccgcagcagcagcagcagcagcagcagcagcagcagcagcagcagcagcagcagcagcagcagcaacagaattATCCCCACAACCCACCCCTGCAGTTTAGTCCTTATTCCAGAATATCCCAGTCCCCCAAGTATGATTCAAACCTCTTTGATAATCAAGACTCACAGTTCTGCACAAGCCAGAGTTTTGTGTCTCTACTGACTGGCCAAGGGGAATCGGAGACCATGGCCGTTCCCGTCCAGGCTTCCCACAGCGTTCCACCACAAAATGAGACTCAGCTGCAGAACTTCAGCCTGATGCCAAGCAGTGCCTGCGAGGCCGTCGGGGCGCACGATGCTGGCTCCCACTCTTTAGGTGGTTCCCTGTCACTCCAGAACATCATGGGAGGCCCGATGAACACCACACAGCTAGGGAAGTCATTTTTCCAGTGGCAGGTGGAGCAGGAAGAAAGCAAACTGGCAAATATTTCCCAGGAACAGTTCCTCTCTAGGGATGGAGATGGTGACAC GTTTCTCCATATTGCTGTTGCCCAAGGAAGACGGGCACTCTCCTATGTTCTTGCAAGAAAAATGAATGCTCTCCACATGCTGGACGTTAAGGAGCACAACGGACAG AGTGCCTTTCAGGTGGCTGTCGCTGCCAATCAGCACCTCATTGTGCAAGACCTGGTGAACCTTGGTGCCCAGGTGAACACCACAGACTGCTGGGGAAGGACACCTCTGCATGTCTGTGCAGAGAAGGGCCACTCCCAGGTGCTCCAG GCAATCCAGAAGGGAGCAGTGAGGAGCAATCAGTTTGTGGATCTGGAGGCAACGAACTATGATG GCCTGACTCCCCTCCACTGTGCGGTCCTGGCTCACAATTCGGTGGTGCACGACCTGCAGAGAAGCCAGCAGCCTCATTCGCCCGAGGTGCAGGATCTCTTACTGAAGAATAAGAGCTTGGTTGACACCATTAAGTGTCTGATTCAGATGGGAGCGGCCGTGGAGGCGAAG GATCGTAAAAGTGGCCGCACGGCCCTGCATTTGGCAGCGGAGGAAGCAAATCTGGAACTCATTCGCCTCTTTTTGGAGTTGCCGAGTTGCCTGTCTTTCGTGAATGCAAAG GCTTACAATGGAAACACCGCCCTCCATGTTGCTGCCAGCCTGCAGTATCGGGTGACACAGTTGGATGCAGTCCGTCTGTTGATGAGGAAGGGAGCCGACCCCAGTACTCGGAACTTGGAGAATGAACAGCCGGTGCATTTGGTCCCTGATGGCCCTGTGGGAGAACAG ATCCGACGTATCCTGAAGGGGAAGTCCATTCAGCAGCGAGTACCACCATACTAG
- the Nfkbiz gene encoding NF-kappa-B inhibitor zeta isoform X2 codes for MIVDKLLDDSRGGEGLLDAAGDCGLMTSPLNLAYFYGASPPSAPGAGDTGYLSAVPSAPGSPGSDSSDFSSTSSVSSCGAVESRPRGGARAERPQVEPHMGVGRQQRGPFQGVRVKNSVKELLLHIRSNKQKTSGQAVDEFKTQSVNIEQLTDLKSAVSAVGKRKGPDPLADGPVCKRPALLPTHFVTSPQTSPRGESMEDARHSESKLESSAALLQNIINIKNECNPVSLNTVQVSWMSPVVPQNSPRDQRQDFHGGQSFSPPQKYQPFQVGGSPQMMEQASMFQYSPQGQNMQQPQPLPPQQQQQQQQQQQQQQQQQQQQQQNYPHNPPLQFSPYSRISQSPKYDSNLFDNQDSQFCTSQSFVSLLTGQGESETMAVPVQASHSVPPQNETQLQNFSLMPSSACEAVGAHDAGSHSLGGSLSLQNIMGGPMNTTQLGKSFFQWQVEQEESKLANISQEQFLSRDGDGDTFLHIAVAQGRRALSYVLARKMNALHMLDVKEHNGQSAFQVAVAANQHLIVQDLVNLGAQVNTTDCWGRTPLHVCAEKGHSQVLQAIQKGAVRSNQFVDLEATNYDGEIGI; via the exons ATGATCGTGGACAAGCTGCTGGACGACAGCCGCGGCGGAGAGGGGCTGCTGGACGCGGCCGGCGACTGCGGCCTCATGACCAGCCCGCTCAACCTCGCTTACTTCTACGGAGCCTCGCCTCCCTCCGCCCCCGGCGCCGGCGACACCGGTTACCTGTCCGCGGTTCCCTCCGCGCCCGGCTCGCCCGGCTCCGACTCTTCCGAtttctcctccacttcctccgtGTCCTCCTGCGGGGCCGTGGAGTCCCGTCCGAGAGGTGGCGCCCGCGCCGAGCGCCCGCAAG TTGAGCCCCATATGGGGGTGGGCAGGCAGCAGAGAGGCCCCTTTCAAGGTGTTCGAGTGAAGAACTCGGTGAAAGAGCTGCTGCTGCACATCCGAAGTAATAAACAGAAGACTTCCGGCCAAGCGGTGGACGAGTTTAAG ACCCAGAGTGTGAACATTGAGCAACTGACAG ACCTGAAGAGTGCAGTGTCTGCAGTGGGGAAAAGAAAGGGACCTGACCCTCTGGCCGATGGACCAGTTTGCAAGAGGCCAGCTCTGTTGCCCACTCACTTTGTG ACATCACCACAAACATCTCCACGTGGGGAGAGCATGGAAGATGCTCGCCACAGTGAATCCAAACTGGAGAGCAGTGCTGCTCTGCTCCAGAATATTATAAACATCAAGAACGAGTGCAACCCGGTCTCATTAAACACTGTCCAGGTTAGCTGGATGAGCCCTGTGGTTCCCCAGAACTCCCCAAGAGACCAACGCCAGGATTTCCATGGAGGCCAGTCCTTCTCTCCACCTCAGAAATACCAACCGTTCCAAGTCGGTGGCTCTCCACAGATGATGGAGCAGGCTTCTATGTTCCAGTATTCACCACAAGGGCAGAACATGCAGCAGCCACAGCCACTGCcaccgcagcagcagcagcagcagcagcagcagcagcagcagcagcagcagcagcagcagcagcagcaacagaattATCCCCACAACCCACCCCTGCAGTTTAGTCCTTATTCCAGAATATCCCAGTCCCCCAAGTATGATTCAAACCTCTTTGATAATCAAGACTCACAGTTCTGCACAAGCCAGAGTTTTGTGTCTCTACTGACTGGCCAAGGGGAATCGGAGACCATGGCCGTTCCCGTCCAGGCTTCCCACAGCGTTCCACCACAAAATGAGACTCAGCTGCAGAACTTCAGCCTGATGCCAAGCAGTGCCTGCGAGGCCGTCGGGGCGCACGATGCTGGCTCCCACTCTTTAGGTGGTTCCCTGTCACTCCAGAACATCATGGGAGGCCCGATGAACACCACACAGCTAGGGAAGTCATTTTTCCAGTGGCAGGTGGAGCAGGAAGAAAGCAAACTGGCAAATATTTCCCAGGAACAGTTCCTCTCTAGGGATGGAGATGGTGACAC GTTTCTCCATATTGCTGTTGCCCAAGGAAGACGGGCACTCTCCTATGTTCTTGCAAGAAAAATGAATGCTCTCCACATGCTGGACGTTAAGGAGCACAACGGACAG AGTGCCTTTCAGGTGGCTGTCGCTGCCAATCAGCACCTCATTGTGCAAGACCTGGTGAACCTTGGTGCCCAGGTGAACACCACAGACTGCTGGGGAAGGACACCTCTGCATGTCTGTGCAGAGAAGGGCCACTCCCAGGTGCTCCAG GCAATCCAGAAGGGAGCAGTGAGGAGCAATCAGTTTGTGGATCTGGAGGCAACGAACTATGATG GTGAAATTGGCATTTAA